The following are encoded together in the Acidovorax sp. KKS102 genome:
- the dgoD gene encoding galactonate dehydratase, whose translation MKITRLTTFIVPPRWCFLKIETDEGITGWGEPVLEGRAHTVAAAVDELADYLIGKDPRHIEDHWTVLYRGGFYRGGGVHMSALAGIDQALWDIKGKALGVPVSELLGGNVRSHIKVYSWIGGDRPSETAAAAQAAVARGFTAVKMNGTEEVQYVDSYDKVERCLQNVAAVREAVGPNVGIGVDFHGRVHRPMAKVLVKELEPYKLMFIEEPVLSEHEEALKEIARISSTPIALGERLYSRWDFKRVLQGCYADIIQPDPSHAGGITETRKIASMAEAYDVALALHCPLGPIALAANLQLDAVCYNAFIQEQSLGIHYNQANDLMDYVSNPGVFAYQDGMVAIPTGPGLGIEVNEDYVRERAQEGHRWRNPVWRHRDGSFAEW comes from the coding sequence ATGAAGATCACCCGACTCACCACGTTCATCGTCCCGCCGCGCTGGTGCTTCCTCAAAATCGAAACCGACGAAGGCATCACCGGCTGGGGCGAGCCTGTGCTGGAAGGCCGCGCGCACACCGTGGCCGCTGCCGTCGATGAACTGGCCGACTACCTCATTGGCAAAGACCCGCGCCACATCGAAGACCACTGGACCGTGCTGTACCGGGGCGGCTTCTACCGGGGCGGCGGCGTGCACATGAGCGCACTGGCCGGGATCGACCAGGCCCTGTGGGACATCAAGGGCAAGGCGTTGGGCGTGCCCGTGTCCGAGCTACTGGGCGGCAATGTGCGCAGCCACATCAAGGTGTACAGCTGGATAGGCGGCGACCGCCCCAGCGAGACCGCCGCCGCCGCGCAAGCCGCCGTGGCACGCGGCTTCACGGCCGTGAAGATGAACGGCACCGAAGAGGTGCAGTACGTGGACAGCTACGACAAGGTGGAGCGCTGCCTGCAAAACGTGGCCGCCGTGCGCGAGGCCGTGGGCCCCAACGTGGGCATTGGCGTGGACTTCCACGGCCGCGTGCACCGGCCCATGGCCAAGGTGCTGGTCAAGGAGCTGGAGCCCTACAAGCTCATGTTCATCGAAGAGCCCGTGCTGAGCGAACACGAAGAAGCGCTCAAGGAAATCGCGCGCATCTCGTCCACCCCCATCGCCCTGGGCGAGCGCCTGTACTCGCGCTGGGACTTCAAGCGCGTGCTGCAGGGCTGCTACGCCGACATCATCCAGCCCGACCCCTCGCACGCAGGCGGCATCACCGAAACCCGCAAGATCGCCAGCATGGCCGAGGCCTACGACGTGGCCCTGGCCCTGCACTGCCCGCTGGGCCCGATTGCACTGGCGGCCAACCTGCAGCTGGATGCGGTTTGCTACAACGCCTTCATCCAGGAGCAGAGCCTGGGCATCCACTACAACCAGGCCAACGACCTGATGGACTATGTGTCCAACCCCGGGGTGTTTGCGTACCAGGATGGCATGGTCGCCATCCCCACCGGGCCGGGGTTGGGGATTGAGGTGAATGAGGACTATGTGCGCGAGCGGGCGCAGGAGGGACACCGGTGGAGGAATCCGGTGTGGCGGCACCGGGATGGAAGTTTTGCGGAGTGGTGA
- a CDS encoding 2-dehydro-3-deoxy-6-phosphogalactonate aldolase — translation MNPIDKALFHILQRCGLIAILRGVQPHEVVAIGHALYDAGFRIIEVPLNSPEPLASIRALRDALPADCLVGAGTVLSIEAVADVAAAGGQIIVMPHSDPDVIRAARAAGMACAPGVATLTEAYAALAAGANMLKLFPAEALPPHVLKAWRAVITPPMALVPVGGIVPESIAPYAAAGASGFGLGSALYRPGDQAPEVAHKAAAFARAWRASFGTAPATA, via the coding sequence ATGAACCCCATCGACAAAGCCCTGTTCCACATCCTGCAGCGCTGCGGACTCATCGCCATCCTGCGCGGCGTGCAGCCGCACGAGGTGGTGGCCATCGGCCACGCTCTGTACGACGCGGGGTTTCGCATCATCGAAGTGCCGCTCAACTCGCCCGAGCCGCTGGCCAGCATCCGCGCGCTGCGCGATGCACTGCCCGCCGACTGCCTCGTGGGTGCAGGCACCGTGCTCTCCATCGAGGCCGTGGCCGATGTGGCCGCAGCGGGCGGGCAGATCATCGTCATGCCCCACAGCGACCCCGACGTGATCCGCGCCGCACGCGCCGCTGGCATGGCCTGCGCGCCCGGCGTGGCGACGCTGACCGAGGCCTATGCCGCGCTGGCAGCGGGCGCCAACATGCTCAAGCTGTTCCCGGCCGAGGCGCTGCCGCCCCATGTGCTCAAGGCCTGGCGCGCCGTCATCACGCCGCCCATGGCGCTGGTGCCCGTGGGCGGCATCGTGCCCGAGAGCATTGCCCCCTATGCGGCAGCAGGCGCCAGCGGCTTTGGCCTGGGCTCGGCCCTGTACCGGCCCGGCGACCAGGCTCCCGAAGTCGCGCACAAGGCTGCAGCGTTTGCGCGGGCGTGGCGGGCATCCTTTGGAACCGCGCCCGCCACGGCCTGA
- a CDS encoding 2-dehydro-3-deoxygalactonokinase: MVPARFLVPAEAGLIALDWGTSALRAFRMGAHSEVLETRHRPWGIMNLPPTTASVADGEPGAAFERALQDTCGDWLAATPGLPLLACGMVGSAQGWREAKYLPTPTSLDALARGLTLVERRDGPPLHIVPGLLQQGALPNVMRGEETQVLGVLAGLALPADAPVLIGLPGTHSKWVLARRGRIEQFHTFMTGEVFAALRGHTILGKTMQAAATPDDEAFVRGLEVARGSDAALGLLSHIFSTRTLGLTGTLAPTAQADYLSGLLIGHEIASLARVQDQTQATPQTLVLCGEPDLCRRYAIALQTYGFAAPTIATQATVIGLWQIALAAGLVVAPAPSSSHPFTAGSLAA, encoded by the coding sequence ATGGTGCCTGCACGTTTTCTGGTGCCCGCCGAGGCGGGCCTGATCGCCCTGGACTGGGGCACCAGCGCATTGCGCGCCTTCCGCATGGGCGCGCATAGCGAGGTGCTGGAGACGCGGCACCGCCCCTGGGGCATCATGAACCTGCCCCCCACCACCGCGAGCGTGGCAGACGGCGAGCCCGGCGCCGCGTTTGAACGCGCACTGCAAGACACCTGCGGCGACTGGCTGGCCGCCACACCCGGCCTGCCTCTGCTGGCCTGCGGCATGGTGGGCAGCGCCCAGGGCTGGCGCGAGGCCAAGTACCTGCCGACGCCCACCTCGCTCGATGCACTGGCGCGGGGCCTGACGCTGGTGGAGCGGCGCGACGGCCCGCCACTGCACATCGTGCCGGGCCTGTTGCAGCAGGGCGCGCTGCCCAACGTGATGCGCGGCGAAGAAACACAGGTGCTGGGCGTGCTGGCGGGCCTTGCGCTGCCTGCGGATGCGCCCGTGCTCATCGGCCTGCCCGGCACCCACAGCAAATGGGTGCTGGCACGCCGGGGCCGCATCGAACAGTTCCACACCTTCATGACCGGCGAGGTGTTTGCTGCCCTGCGCGGTCACACCATCTTGGGCAAAACCATGCAGGCCGCTGCCACGCCCGACGACGAAGCCTTTGTGCGCGGGCTGGAGGTGGCGCGCGGAAGTGACGCCGCACTGGGCTTGCTCTCGCACATTTTCAGCACACGCACGCTGGGCCTGACCGGAACACTGGCGCCCACCGCCCAAGCGGACTACCTCTCGGGCCTGCTGATCGGGCACGAGATCGCCAGCTTGGCCCGTGTGCAGGATCAGACGCAGGCCACACCCCAAACGCTGGTGCTTTGCGGCGAGCCCGACCTGTGCCGCCGCTACGCCATCGCGCTGCAGACCTACGGCTTTGCCGCCCCCACCATCGCCACGCAAGCCACGGTCATCGGGCTGTGGCAGATCGCGCTGGCGGCAGGGCTGGTCGTTGCGCCAGCCCCCTCATCCTCACACCCCTTCACCGCCGGGAGTCTGGCTGCATGA
- a CDS encoding dihydrodipicolinate synthase family protein, whose protein sequence is MPATHSLQNPRYRGIFPVVPTTFHEDGTLDLDSQKRCLDFMIDAGVDGVCILANFSEQFSLSDAEREVLTRTSLEHVAGRVPVIVTTTHYGTRVCAERSRAAQDMGAAMVMVMPPYHGATFRVPEAQIYEFYARVSDAIRIPIMVQDAPASGTVLSAPFLVRMAQEIENLAYFKIEVPGAASKLRELIRLGGDAIEGPWDGEEAITLLADLDAGATGAMTGGAFPDGIRPIIEAHRQGEMDQAFALYQRWLPLINHENRQGGILTAKALMKEGGVIACEAGRHPFPAMHPEVRRGLIDIARRLDPLVLRWAR, encoded by the coding sequence ATGCCAGCCACCCATTCCCTCCAGAACCCTCGCTACCGAGGCATCTTCCCCGTCGTGCCCACCACGTTCCATGAGGACGGCACACTCGACCTCGACAGCCAGAAGCGCTGCCTCGACTTCATGATCGACGCCGGCGTGGATGGCGTCTGCATCCTGGCCAACTTCTCCGAGCAGTTCTCGCTGTCCGACGCGGAGCGCGAAGTCCTCACCCGCACATCGCTGGAGCATGTGGCGGGCCGTGTGCCGGTCATCGTCACCACAACACACTACGGCACGCGCGTGTGTGCCGAGCGCAGCCGCGCCGCGCAGGACATGGGCGCGGCCATGGTGATGGTCATGCCGCCTTACCACGGTGCCACCTTCCGCGTGCCCGAGGCGCAGATCTACGAGTTCTATGCCCGTGTGTCGGATGCGATCCGCATTCCGATCATGGTGCAGGACGCGCCCGCCAGCGGCACCGTGCTTTCGGCCCCCTTCCTGGTCCGCATGGCGCAAGAGATTGAAAACCTGGCCTACTTCAAGATCGAAGTGCCCGGTGCCGCCAGCAAGCTGCGCGAGCTGATCCGCCTGGGCGGCGATGCCATCGAAGGCCCGTGGGACGGCGAAGAGGCCATCACCCTGCTGGCCGACCTGGATGCGGGCGCCACAGGCGCGATGACGGGTGGCGCGTTCCCTGACGGCATTCGCCCCATCATCGAGGCGCACCGCCAGGGTGAAATGGACCAGGCGTTTGCGCTCTACCAGCGCTGGTTGCCGCTCATCAACCACGAGAACCGCCAGGGCGGCATCCTCACAGCCAAGGCACTGATGAAGGAAGGCGGCGTGATCGCCTGCGAGGCAGGCCGCCACCCCTTCCCGGCCATGCACCCCGAGGTGCGGCGCGGCCTGATCGACATCGCGCGGCGGCTTGACCCGCTGGTGCTGCGCTGGGCACGTTAA
- a CDS encoding IlvD/Edd family dehydratase, giving the protein MTTPKRKLRSAEWFGTADKNGFMYRSWMKNQGIPDHAFDGRPVIGICNTWSELTPCNAHFRKIAEHVKRGIYEAGGFPVEFPVFSNGESNLRPTAMLTRNLASMDVEEAIRGNPIDAVVLLVGCDKTTPALLMGAASCDVPAIVVTGGPMLNGKLDGKDIGSGTAVWRLHESLKAGEINEHQFFAAEAGMSRSAGTCNTMGTASTMACMAESLGTSLPHNAAIPAVDSRRYVLAHMSGKRIVEMAHEGLTLSKILTREAFENAIRTNAAIGGSTNAVIHLKAIAGRIGVQLDLEDWTRIGRGTPTLVDLQPSGRFLMEEFYYAGGLPAVLRRLGENSLLPHPNALTVNGKSLWDNVREAPQYNDEVIRPINNPLIADGGICILRGNLAPRGAVLKPSAASPELLKHRGRAVVFENLEHYKERIVDENLDIDASCVMVLKNCGPKGYPGMAEVGNMGLPPKLLRQGVKDMVRISDARMSGTAYGTVVLHVAPEAAALGPLAAVRDGDFIELDCENGRLHLDISDEELAARLAALAGTDNGGRGGYQRLYVDHVLQADDGCDFDFLVGCRGAAVPRHSH; this is encoded by the coding sequence GTACCGCAGCTGGATGAAGAACCAGGGCATCCCCGACCACGCGTTCGACGGCCGCCCCGTGATCGGCATCTGCAACACCTGGTCCGAGCTGACCCCGTGCAATGCTCACTTTCGCAAGATTGCCGAGCATGTGAAACGCGGCATTTACGAGGCAGGCGGCTTCCCCGTCGAATTCCCGGTGTTCTCCAACGGCGAATCCAATCTGCGCCCCACGGCCATGCTCACCCGCAACCTGGCCAGCATGGATGTGGAAGAGGCCATTCGGGGCAACCCCATCGACGCCGTGGTGCTGCTGGTGGGCTGCGACAAGACCACGCCCGCGCTGCTGATGGGCGCGGCCAGCTGCGATGTGCCTGCCATCGTGGTCACGGGCGGGCCCATGCTCAACGGCAAGCTCGACGGCAAGGACATCGGCTCGGGCACGGCCGTGTGGCGCCTGCATGAATCGCTGAAGGCGGGCGAGATCAACGAGCACCAGTTCTTCGCGGCCGAGGCCGGCATGTCCCGCTCCGCCGGCACCTGCAACACCATGGGCACGGCCAGCACCATGGCCTGCATGGCCGAGTCGCTGGGCACATCGCTGCCGCACAACGCAGCCATACCGGCCGTGGACTCGCGCCGCTATGTGCTGGCCCACATGTCCGGCAAGCGCATTGTGGAGATGGCGCACGAAGGGCTCACGCTCTCCAAGATCCTGACCCGCGAAGCGTTCGAGAACGCCATCCGCACCAACGCGGCCATCGGCGGCTCGACCAATGCCGTCATCCATTTGAAGGCCATCGCGGGCCGCATCGGCGTGCAGCTGGACCTGGAGGACTGGACCCGCATCGGCCGTGGCACGCCCACGCTGGTGGACCTGCAGCCCTCGGGCCGCTTCCTGATGGAAGAGTTCTACTACGCGGGCGGCCTGCCCGCCGTGCTGCGCCGCCTGGGCGAGAACAGCCTGCTGCCCCACCCCAACGCGCTCACCGTCAACGGCAAGAGCCTGTGGGACAACGTGCGCGAAGCCCCGCAATACAACGACGAGGTGATCCGCCCCATCAACAACCCGTTGATTGCCGACGGCGGCATCTGCATCCTGCGCGGCAACCTCGCGCCGCGTGGCGCGGTGCTTAAGCCCTCGGCCGCATCGCCCGAGCTGCTCAAGCACCGGGGCCGCGCCGTGGTGTTCGAGAACCTGGAGCACTACAAAGAGCGCATCGTGGATGAGAACCTGGACATCGACGCGAGCTGCGTGATGGTGCTCAAGAACTGCGGCCCCAAGGGCTACCCCGGCATGGCCGAGGTGGGCAACATGGGCCTGCCGCCCAAGCTGCTGCGCCAGGGCGTGAAGGACATGGTGCGCATCTCCGACGCGCGCATGAGCGGCACCGCCTACGGCACGGTGGTGCTGCATGTGGCGCCCGAGGCCGCTGCACTCGGCCCCTTGGCTGCGGTGCGCGATGGCGACTTCATCGAGCTGGACTGTGAGAACGGCCGCTTGCACCTGGACATCAGCGATGAGGAACTGGCAGCACGCCTGGCCGCGTTGGCGGGCACCGACAACGGTGGGCGCGGCGGCTACCAGCGCCTGTACGTGGACCACGTACTGCAGGCCGACGATGGCTGCGACTTTGACTTCCTCGTCGGCTGCCGGGGCGCTGCCGTTCCTCGCCACTCTCACTGA